Proteins encoded by one window of uncultured Draconibacterium sp.:
- a CDS encoding LexA family transcriptional regulator, with amino-acid sequence MNFFSKNIKLLRNRKKRTQNEVAVALELKRTTVNALENEISQPTVSHLQAFSKYYGIAIDTLINVNLHQLSESQFTDLQNGFDVFIRGTKLRVIATTVDSDNNDNIEFVNEKAKAGYVNCFADPEYIGKLPVFQLPFLSKDKKYRAFTIEGDSMLPITAGSIVIGEFLQDFYNIKTNDAYIIVTRDEGIVFKVVQNNIASGRSLKLISLNKTFEPYDLPIGEVTEVWKFVCYLNTCIPEPESDISVLMKQMDEMQLAIKKLGSKIE; translated from the coding sequence ATGAATTTCTTTAGTAAGAATATAAAGCTGTTACGCAATCGAAAAAAGCGCACACAAAACGAGGTAGCTGTTGCATTGGAGTTAAAGCGAACCACTGTTAACGCACTCGAAAATGAGATCAGTCAACCTACTGTGTCGCACCTTCAGGCTTTTTCAAAATATTATGGGATTGCAATTGACACACTAATTAATGTGAATTTGCACCAGCTTTCAGAAAGTCAGTTTACCGATCTTCAAAATGGTTTTGATGTTTTTATTCGCGGAACAAAACTGCGGGTGATTGCCACAACCGTAGATTCGGACAACAACGATAATATTGAGTTTGTGAACGAAAAAGCCAAAGCCGGTTATGTGAACTGTTTTGCCGACCCCGAATACATTGGGAAGTTACCGGTTTTTCAGCTGCCATTTCTCTCGAAAGACAAAAAATACAGAGCCTTTACCATCGAGGGTGACTCGATGTTGCCTATCACCGCCGGTTCCATCGTTATCGGCGAATTTTTACAGGATTTCTACAACATAAAAACCAACGACGCCTATATAATTGTTACCCGCGACGAAGGAATTGTTTTTAAGGTGGTTCAGAACAATATCGCCAGCGGGCGGTCGTTGAAATTGATTTCGCTAAACAAAACATTTGAACCTTACGATCTGCCAATTGGAGAAGTAACCGAGGTTTGGAAATTTGTATGCTACCTAAATACCTGTATCCCTGAACCCGAGTCGGACATTAGTGTACTGATGAAACAAATGGATGAAATGCAACTGGCAATAAAAAAGCTCGGATCAAAAATTGAATAG
- a CDS encoding TIGR03915 family putative DNA repair protein, protein MKIYTYDNTFEGFLTCVFDCYSRKDFPVDICSRYGEQRYLFVESIDIPTNPKKAERVWKGIQKYLSGKNKQLLFYAYLSEELGIEMKIYRFLRRMFSGHLNLETDYGDPDVLHLTQASQKVKKEAMRMMQFVRFQRTKDRMYFCGIEPKYDVIPLIINHYQKRFTDQRWLIYDLKRNYGILYGNEKVEEVVLTKKQFSAYNGQVKEELLHEGEDFYQKLWRSYFKHINIEERKNLKLQRQHMPRRFWRYLPEKQETN, encoded by the coding sequence ATGAAAATATACACCTACGATAATACTTTTGAGGGGTTTTTAACCTGCGTTTTCGACTGTTACAGTCGGAAGGATTTTCCAGTTGATATTTGTTCGCGCTATGGCGAGCAACGTTACCTTTTTGTTGAAAGTATTGATATCCCAACCAACCCGAAAAAAGCTGAGCGTGTGTGGAAAGGTATTCAGAAATACCTGTCGGGAAAAAACAAACAGCTGTTGTTTTATGCCTACCTGTCGGAAGAGCTGGGCATTGAAATGAAAATTTATCGCTTTTTGCGTCGGATGTTCAGCGGGCACTTGAATCTGGAAACCGATTATGGCGATCCCGATGTTTTGCATCTCACGCAAGCCTCGCAAAAGGTAAAAAAGGAAGCCATGCGAATGATGCAGTTTGTGCGGTTTCAGCGCACCAAAGACCGGATGTATTTTTGTGGCATCGAACCAAAATACGATGTTATTCCGCTAATTATTAATCACTACCAAAAACGTTTTACCGATCAGCGCTGGCTAATCTATGATTTGAAGCGCAACTATGGCATTTTATATGGCAATGAAAAAGTAGAAGAAGTGGTGCTCACAAAAAAGCAGTTTAGCGCTTACAACGGGCAGGTGAAAGAGGAGTTGCTGCACGAGGGCGAAGATTTTTATCAAAAACTGTGGCGCTCGTACTTTAAACACATCAATATTGAAGAGCGTAAAAACCTGAAACTGCAACGCCAACATATGCCACGTCGTTTTTGGCGTTATCTGCCTGAAAAACAGGAGACGAATTGA
- a CDS encoding PQQ-binding-like beta-propeller repeat protein, whose amino-acid sequence MKKINSLFCLIVFLFISQFAISQNVYQWRGIDRDGKYYESGLLDQWPEDGPQLLWSTETLGPGYAAPVITSDKLLIIGVENGISTLFAFDLDGKLLWKTPNGKSFVGDGFSARFPGSRSTPTVVGNMVYATSGLGRLGCFDLNTGKELWAVDMINDLNGFMNEFSYAESVVTDENAVYCFPGGKEISVAKLDRLTGKTIWTSKATGDTTHFVSPILVNLPSRKVFVSTSRHSVFGVDCANGELLWKYNIAIRHDGDHANTPVYKAPCLYVITNDDNGKGAIKLELSADGSSVKEVWTNESVKNDMGGYILHDNKLFVTTENKYLNVLDPETGTVLDKVRSSFGGTIFADNKIIVYGTNGDVRLFNYADGKLTQNGLFKITMGSQEHFSHPVVANGVLYIRHGEALMAYKIK is encoded by the coding sequence ATGAAAAAAATCAATTCTTTATTCTGTCTTATTGTCTTTTTATTTATTAGTCAATTTGCAATTTCACAAAACGTTTACCAGTGGCGCGGTATTGATCGTGATGGAAAGTATTACGAATCCGGATTGCTGGATCAGTGGCCTGAAGATGGTCCGCAATTATTGTGGTCAACCGAAACTCTTGGACCCGGTTACGCGGCTCCGGTAATAACTTCAGATAAATTACTTATCATCGGAGTTGAAAACGGAATAAGTACACTATTTGCCTTTGATTTGGACGGTAAATTATTGTGGAAAACGCCAAACGGAAAATCTTTTGTCGGAGATGGATTTTCTGCCCGGTTCCCGGGATCAAGATCAACACCAACAGTTGTTGGCAATATGGTTTATGCAACTTCAGGTTTGGGAAGGCTGGGCTGCTTTGACCTGAATACCGGGAAAGAACTGTGGGCAGTTGATATGATTAACGACCTGAATGGTTTTATGAATGAATTTAGTTATGCCGAGTCGGTAGTTACAGATGAAAATGCTGTTTATTGTTTCCCCGGTGGAAAAGAAATCAGCGTGGCAAAACTCGATCGTCTCACAGGAAAAACCATATGGACATCGAAAGCAACAGGTGACACCACTCATTTTGTTTCGCCAATTCTTGTAAATCTACCATCACGCAAGGTTTTTGTTTCCACATCGCGACATTCTGTTTTTGGTGTTGATTGCGCAAACGGAGAGTTGCTTTGGAAATACAACATTGCCATTCGTCATGATGGAGACCATGCGAATACGCCGGTTTATAAAGCTCCGTGTTTGTATGTTATTACGAATGATGACAATGGTAAAGGCGCTATTAAACTGGAACTTTCGGCCGATGGAAGCAGTGTAAAAGAAGTGTGGACCAATGAAAGTGTGAAGAACGATATGGGCGGTTATATTCTGCACGATAACAAGTTGTTTGTTACCACCGAGAATAAATACCTGAATGTTCTTGATCCGGAAACAGGAACTGTTTTGGATAAAGTAAGATCATCGTTTGGAGGTACTATTTTCGCTGATAATAAAATTATCGTTTACGGTACCAACGGCGATGTGCGCCTTTTTAATTATGCAGATGGAAAACTTACCCAGAATGGTTTATTTAAAATTACAATGGGAAGCCAGGAGCATTTTTCACATCCGGTAGTTGCCAACGGAGTATTATATATTCGTCACGGAGAAGCATTGATGGCCTACAAGATTAAGTAA
- a CDS encoding putative DNA modification/repair radical SAM protein, producing MNDSVHEKLKILSDAAKYDVSCASSGSSRANSSKGIGNGVACGICHSFTDDGRCVSLFKILMTNNCIYDCAYCINRRTNDRPRATFSAQEIVDLTIGFYRRNYIEGLFLSSGVIKSPDYTMERMVLVAKKLRKEENYNGYIHLKAIPGASKELIHEAGIWADRLSVNMEIPTEPNLKKLAPEKNYPDIVTPMGQIRDSILVAKEERKKYRKAPRFAPAGQSTQLIVGATPETDRQIILLSSGLYKKQNLKRVYFSGYLPVNSYDERLPAVNRPPLVRENRLYQSDWLMRFYHFKAEEILSEDQPFLDLDVDPKLGFALRNMHLFPMDINRADYEMILRIPGVGVQSAQKIILARKHRRLNSLHLKKLGIVMKRAKYFITCNELPAHKTDWEPQRLKHKLLCEMNSKYKKSLDTQLKLFADFKSVLPTLH from the coding sequence ATGAACGACTCTGTACATGAAAAACTGAAAATATTATCCGATGCTGCAAAATACGATGTTTCGTGTGCATCGAGCGGGAGTAGCCGGGCCAACAGCAGCAAAGGAATTGGTAATGGTGTGGCGTGTGGCATTTGCCACAGTTTTACCGATGACGGGCGTTGTGTAAGCCTGTTTAAAATACTAATGACGAACAATTGTATTTACGATTGTGCGTATTGTATAAATCGCCGCACCAACGACCGGCCGCGCGCTACTTTTTCGGCCCAGGAAATTGTTGATCTTACCATTGGTTTCTACCGCCGGAATTATATCGAGGGTTTGTTTTTGAGTTCGGGGGTGATTAAAAGTCCCGATTACACCATGGAACGAATGGTATTGGTGGCAAAGAAACTGCGCAAAGAAGAGAATTATAATGGCTACATTCATTTGAAAGCGATTCCCGGAGCGAGTAAGGAGCTGATTCACGAGGCCGGAATTTGGGCCGATCGTTTGAGTGTTAATATGGAAATCCCGACTGAGCCGAATCTAAAAAAACTGGCACCGGAAAAGAACTACCCGGATATTGTAACGCCCATGGGGCAAATCCGCGATTCGATTCTTGTGGCAAAAGAGGAACGTAAAAAGTATCGTAAGGCACCTCGATTTGCTCCGGCCGGACAAAGTACGCAATTGATTGTTGGAGCCACACCCGAAACCGACCGGCAGATTATTTTGTTGTCGTCGGGATTGTACAAAAAGCAGAACCTGAAACGCGTGTATTTTTCGGGTTATTTGCCTGTGAATAGTTACGACGAACGCCTGCCCGCTGTTAACCGGCCGCCATTGGTGCGCGAAAACCGACTGTATCAAAGCGACTGGCTAATGCGTTTTTATCATTTTAAAGCCGAGGAGATTTTGAGCGAAGATCAGCCTTTTCTGGATTTGGATGTCGACCCAAAACTAGGTTTTGCACTGCGTAACATGCACCTGTTTCCGATGGATATTAACCGGGCAGACTACGAAATGATCCTACGAATTCCTGGGGTAGGAGTGCAGTCGGCACAAAAGATTATTCTGGCACGCAAACACCGTCGGCTAAATTCATTGCACCTTAAAAAACTGGGAATAGTGATGAAGCGAGCTAAGTATTTTATCACTTGCAACGAGTTGCCTGCCCACAAAACAGATTGGGAACCGCAGCGATTAAAACACAAATTGTTGTGCGAAATGAACTCGAAGTACAAAAAATCGCTCGATACACAACTGAAGCTGTTTGCCGATTTTAAATCGGTGCTGCCAACGTTGCATTAG
- the amrS gene encoding AmmeMemoRadiSam system radical SAM enzyme: MQEALFYSKSTNEQLKCELCPWNCILTDGQTGICKVRTNHGGTLITGVYNKVAALGSDPIEKKPLYHFHPRKNILSIGEVGCNLQCSFCQNHRISQCKASEFSGFHNISAKKIVTEAQKTWNNIGIAYTYNEPFTFYEFLLDTAELAHSKGLKNVVVSNGYINKEPLQKLLPFIDAFNIDLKAFSNDFYKKYTKGKLQPVLDTLKQIAKSPAHLEITTLVIPGLNDNNSEFENMINWIATELGESVPLHLSRYYPQYKLNAPATPIETLTELYDLAKQKLQHVYLGNVSDQKRSTTYCANCNAPLISRNHYNTEIAALDIEGNCKNCGSPAAVII, encoded by the coding sequence ATGCAGGAGGCCTTATTCTATAGTAAATCTACAAACGAACAGCTTAAGTGCGAGCTTTGTCCGTGGAACTGCATATTAACCGACGGGCAAACGGGTATTTGTAAAGTACGCACCAACCATGGCGGAACATTAATTACCGGTGTTTACAATAAAGTTGCAGCGCTTGGCTCCGATCCCATTGAAAAAAAACCACTTTACCATTTTCACCCTAGAAAAAACATTTTATCAATAGGCGAAGTGGGTTGTAACCTGCAGTGCAGTTTTTGCCAAAACCACCGGATATCGCAGTGCAAAGCTTCTGAGTTCTCGGGATTTCATAATATCAGTGCTAAAAAAATTGTTACGGAAGCACAAAAAACATGGAACAACATTGGCATTGCTTATACCTACAACGAGCCCTTTACTTTTTACGAGTTTTTATTGGATACTGCTGAACTGGCCCATTCAAAAGGATTAAAAAATGTAGTGGTTTCCAACGGTTATATCAATAAGGAACCGCTACAAAAACTACTGCCTTTTATTGATGCATTTAATATCGACCTGAAAGCTTTTTCGAACGACTTTTATAAAAAATACACCAAAGGGAAATTGCAGCCAGTGCTTGATACACTCAAACAAATTGCCAAAAGTCCGGCTCATCTTGAAATTACAACGCTGGTTATTCCCGGATTGAATGATAATAACTCAGAATTTGAAAACATGATAAACTGGATCGCCACCGAGTTGGGAGAAAGTGTACCGTTGCATCTTTCGCGCTACTACCCGCAATACAAGTTAAATGCACCCGCCACTCCAATAGAAACATTAACGGAGTTGTACGATTTGGCAAAACAAAAATTGCAACATGTTTATTTGGGAAATGTCAGCGACCAAAAACGATCAACAACTTACTGCGCCAACTGTAATGCGCCCCTTATTTCAAGAAATCATTATAATACAGAAATTGCAGCTCTTGATATTGAAGGGAATTGCAAAAACTGCGGTTCGCCCGCCGCAGTGATTATTTAG